The genomic DNA TGTTGAAAAAAATTAGCATCTAAACTTTTTTCTTTTAATGCTAAATTAGGTTGTACATAATCATTAAATTCAACTATTTCTAAATTAATTCCTTGAGCTTTCAAATCATCTTTTACAAGTTCTACCAATTCTTTATGAGGAACCGGTGATACACCAATAACTAATTTGTTTTCAGAATTTTTAGCACCACACGATACTAAAATAACAGTAGCAAAAAATGTTAATAAACCCTTAAAAATTTTTTTCATATTATTTACCTCTCTTATTTTTAATATTTTTTACGATTTTAGAACCTGAAAATTGTATAATCTGTACTAATATTATAATTATTAATGTTGATTTATACATTATCTCTTTATTTCCTCTTTGATAACCTTCAATAATTGCAAGATTTCCAAGACCTCCTCCTCCAATAACACCTGCTATTGCTGTATATGCAATAAGTGAAATTAAAGTTAAAGTAAGACCATTTATAATACTTGGCATAGCTTCAGGAATTAATATTTTAAATACAATATCTTTTGGAGTTGCACCAATAGAAATACCCATTTCAATAAGACCATTATCTACTTCATTTAAAGAACTTTCAATTATTCTTGCTATAAAAGGAGCTGTTGCTATTGATAATGGGATTATAAATGCAGTTGTACCATATGATTTACCTACAATTAATCTTGATAGTGGTATAAGTAAAACTATTAGAATTATAAATGGAATAGATCTGGTTAAATTAATAATTAATATGTCTATTATTTTATAATACACCTTATTTTCCTTAAGACCATGTTTTTTTGTTAAAACTAAAGATATTCCTATAGGTATACCTATAATGCTTGCAAAAAACATTGATACAAACATCATATACAATGTTTCAAATAAAGATTTAACCATATAAAACCTCCACTTCTATCATATTTTGTTTAAACCATGATACAATTTCATCAGTATTTTCTGCTTCAAATTGAACTTTTAAATAACCTACTTTTTCACCTTTAGATAAAGTGTAAATATTTCCACCAAGTATATTAATATTTATTCCAAAAAGCTTAGATGCTTCTGTTATATATGACTTATTAGCATCTGTTCCTAAAAAATGTAATATCCAAGTTTTTTGTATATCATTTTCCTCAGTTAATGAACCTATTAAACTTCTTGTAAATTCATGCTTTGGCTTTAAAAATATATCTTTTGTTTCTCCGCTTTCTATAATTTCACCATTTTTTAAAACGGCAATTTTATCACACATTTTCTTTATAACTTCCATTTGATGTGTTATTAAAATTATAGTAATGCCTAATTCCTTATTTATTTTTTTTAATAAATC from Caviibacter abscessus includes the following:
- a CDS encoding methionine ABC transporter permease, which produces MVKSLFETLYMMFVSMFFASIIGIPIGISLVLTKKHGLKENKVYYKIIDILIINLTRSIPFIILIVLLIPLSRLIVGKSYGTTAFIIPLSIATAPFIARIIESSLNEVDNGLIEMGISIGATPKDIVFKILIPEAMPSIINGLTLTLISLIAYTAIAGVIGGGGLGNLAIIEGYQRGNKEIMYKSTLIIIILVQIIQFSGSKIVKNIKNKRGK